Below is a genomic region from Octopus bimaculoides isolate UCB-OBI-ISO-001 chromosome 29, ASM119413v2, whole genome shotgun sequence.
NNNNNNNTCTTTTGCATTCCAATGAATATGTTAGCATTCGATTGTGTCACTATTTTCAGAGAAAAATTTTATGTTATGCTTCTTTCATCTCTGATCTTCCATAATATCCAATATCCAAAAACAGAAGATGTAAAACTGTCAAGTCCTTTGTAAAGTTAACCAAGTTTAATTAACCTGTAAAGCAATCACTTCCTCTACATTCCAGACAGTGAAGACAAGAAAATGTTGCTGTTAATTCCATCGtccagaagaaatattttccaaCTGTTCATCATAGATTTTACTTATATAAAAGTAGTTGATTTATTGATGAATGTGCTTTGTAAATACCTCGTTTTCTTTTAATCGATGAAGTGGAATAAAAATCTCAGATGTGATATTCTGAAATGGAAAAAGAATGTAGTAAGAAAGAGAGGATGGATGGTGAATTGACAGAATAATTCAACATTGCAAATATTATACAACATTAACAGTCTTCCAtcaaatgtctgtgtttgtataggtCAGAATCTATTAAGGCGTTGAAACTTTAACATCGTGTCTCTAGGTGAATTGCTTTCACATTtctctaattatttatatttttctctttttttctttgctctcAATTGTCTTCCCCGTGAAGTGGCATGGTCTAATGGTTAGGGTAAGGATGTAAGTTTGATACACATTGGCACACTGTGTCcccaaggcactttatttcacattgcttcagcaTACTCAGGATATCAAAGTCCATTTTTCTGTGGATTGTCTTCGTTTTATTATCAATCCCACAGATAAACGTACGTAAAACTAAAGACAGTCTTGTTTTTCATGCTACAGGACTTAGGATAAAAGCCATGGGatttattttaaaacgggggccacatttttcattaatgttttacgtagtgtttttggtacggaaagactttcaaacttcgtatacttatctattttgtgttatagaacagaaaaatatttttgtattcgaatttatttcatgtaaaaaattgtcttatttcgataatttcaaccaatcgctgacaagtattcagttgtttacatttactcctttggctgattaagcgatgtaaagcgtatttaatctccataccttcgttttatttgcttttttcattttaaatttgctttaaccctaaccctaaccgtagggttagggttagggttaggattaattgtttcNNNNNNNNNNNNNNNNNNNNNNNNNNNNNNNNNNNNNNNNNNNNNNNNNNNNNNNNNNNNNNNNNNNNNNNNNNNNNNNNNNNNNNNNNNNNNNNNNNNNNNNNNNNNNNNNNNNNNNNNNNNNNNNNNNNNNNNNNNNNNNNNNNNNNNNNNNNNNNNNNNNNNNNNNNNNNNNNNNNNNNNNNNNNNNNNNNNNNNNNNNNNNNNNNNNNNNNNNNNNNNNNNNNNNNNNNNNNNNNNNNNNNNNNNNNNNNNNNNNNNNNNNNNNNNNNNNNNNNNNNNNNNNNNNNNNNNNNNNNNNNNNNNNNNNNNNNNNNNNNNNNNNNNNNNNNNNNNNNNNNNNNNNNNNNNNNNNNNNNNNNNNNNNNNNNNNNNNNNNNNNNNNNNNNNNNNNNNNNNNNNNNNNNNNNNNNNNNNNNNNNNNNNNNNNNNNNNNNNNNNNNNNNNNNNNNNNNNNNNNNNNNNNNNNNNNNNNNNNNNNNNNNNNNNNNNNNNNNNNNNNNNNNNNNNNNNNNNNNNNNNNNNNNNNNNNNNNNNNNNNNNNNNNNNNNNNNNNNNNNNNNNNNNNNNNNNNNNNNNNNNNNNNNNNNNNNNNNNNNNNNNNNNNNNNNNNNNNNNNNNNNNNNNNNNNNNNNNNNNNNNNNNNNNNNNNNNNNNNNNNNNNNNNNNNNNNNNNNNNNNNNNNNNNNNNNNNNNNNNNNNNNNNNNNNNNNNNNNNNNNNNNNNNNNNNNNNNNNNNNNNNNNNNNNNNNNCTTTGTCTCTtcctgttttttaaaatttttatgttcAGACCTGAGACTACCCAAACAGACACTCTACATTGTTGTACATCTCGATTTCATCATGGTCAACTTCGATATCGTTCAGACCTGAGACGACCCAAACAGACACTCTACATTGTTGTACATCTCGATTTCATCATGGTCAACTTCGATATCATCTCTAAGATCTAACGTGTTTTTGTATGACCATACATTGACATCAGGGATCACCTgcaacaaaattataaatgaatgtaaacagtttttctctattaatttataaaaggatacatagaggggacaaacagggacaaaGAACATATAAGGTCAGACGTACTCAAATGAATTTAAACAGGGACTGGGATTGCTGTTTGTTGTAAGAAACTTGCCTCCCGTTTAAAGACTTCGGTCGTGTTATTTTCTGTGCTGTGAGTTACCGTTTTTTATTGTTGAAACTGTTATTTATTGTAAACTGTTGTTGAAAATTTTggcggagacggactatatgtaatctgaNNNNNNNNNNNNNNNNNNNNNNNNNNNNNNNNNNNNNNNNNNNNNNNNNNNNNNNNNNNNNNNNNNNNNNNNNNNNNNNNNNNNNNNNNNNNNNNNNNNNatctccatagcctaaaacgtgggattccgtaaaaaaaataataaggggGGAaagttcagattacatatagtccatctggaccgagAAATTTCTCTAACCACTTGGTATTGTTTATTCGCTTGGATTCATTCACGgagtacatttttataatttagccttttactcttttacttgtttcagtcatttgactgcggccatgctggagcaccgcctttgttcgagctaatcgaccccaggacttattctttgtgagcttagtacttattctatcggtcgaaATGTCGGTGAAGATAAGAGAAAAATGCTCTCTTGAAGAGAGTGTTGCTTTGGAGGCTAATATAATCCATctgacccattcaagcatggaaaagtggatgttaaaatgatgacaattgtTCAGTAAAGGAGCTTCTATATAGGTTACACaagctgctggaaatagcagccaaatatttctgAAACAATAACTAAAGGATACTGAAACCTGTAGTTATTTTTGAAGCAAGTGTTCTTGTGTTCATCCCCACTATATGGTATCTGGGCCAACTCAAGCCTTGTCAgcggatttggtacatggaaagtGTATCAGGtatacagttatgtgtgtgtgtgtctgccccACTGCTGACTCCCACCACTTGAGTATGAGTGTTAGTTTGCTTACATTGCTATGACTTAGTGGTTGGGCagaagatactgatagaatatgtaccaagcttaaatatacatactggagttgattagtTTTGACTGAACCCTTGAAaatattccagcatggccacagtccactggGTGAAACAGTAACTGACACTCTGTGTTTTAGCTTATCCAATCAGccaaacagcctgctcatggaattatcaagcaaatggctgagtattccacagacatggcAGACACTTATCATAGTTATTAGGGAGATTCAgtataacacagaatgtgacaaaactCTTTCTTTGCCGCCTGAGTAGACTGatgcaaagtgaaatgaaatggcttGGGGAAACAGTGTGCCACTGGATATTGAAACCACAGCATTCCAATTGTGAGGCAAATATTCTaagtgaaaggaaagaaagaaaaaggagaaaaacagataaatatttaagagaaatgtaaaaatgtttcaTCTTTATACAGACGTGTAAAACTTCCCATGCTTCAGTAAACTCCAACCTATTCAACCATAGTCATTAAATGGATGTCAGTGTTGGCGTTGTAATATTTGCAATGTTGAATTATCATATCGTTTAACTATCCGCTTTatctttctgcttcttttttctatttcagaatATCACATCCTGTTGACGTAGAAGAAATTTCTTCATTCAGATGTGCCTCTGATATTTTCATCAACTTTTATTGACTAAAGGAAGACGATATATTTATAAGAAGCATTCATCAATACATCAacctctttatataaatataacctaTGAGAAACAACAGGAATATATTGCTTGTGGATGATAGAATTGACTGCAACATCACTTTACAGGTTAATTAAGCTTGGATGACTTTCCAAAGGAGTTGACAGTTGACATTGGCTGTTTTGGATATGAAGTAAGATCACAGGTGAAAGAAGAAGTAAGATCACAGGTGAAAGAAGCATAGCAGTAAATTATTCTCTGAAAATAGTGACTCAACAGCACacatttacagaatatattcttaaaaatggaaaaaaacactATCATTTCGATATGTATAACAAATAATTCTCTCATAATGAATGAATTAACTACAGGAAAAAATACTGACACAGGAGAgcaaccatatcactgtgatatctgtggtaaatcattctcagaaAGAGGTGTCTTAACTAAACAccagcgtattcatacaggagagaagccatatcactgtattatctgtggtaaatcattctctcaaaatgggggcttaactagacacaaacttatacatacaagAGTGAAggcatatcattgtgatatctgtgatgtGTCATTTTCTCGAAGTGGTCACTTAACTcgacacagacgtacacatacaggagagaagccatatcgttgtgatatctgtggtaaatcattctctggtaGTGGTACCTTGACTagtcacatacgtacacatacaggagagaagccatatcattgtgatatctgtggtaaatcattctctgatagtGGTACCTTGACTagtcacatacgtacacatacaggagagaagccatatcattgtaatatctgtggtaaatcattctctgaaagtaatCATTTGACTcgtcacaaacgtacacatacaggagagaagccatatcattgtaatatctgtggtaaatcattctctgaaagtaaaCTTTTGACTCGtcataaacgtacacatacaggagagaagccatatcattgtaatatctgtggtaaatcattctctgatagtGGTACCTTGACTagtcacatacgtacacatacaggagagaagccatatctttGCGATacctgtggaaaatcattctgtGATAGTGGTaccttgactaaacacaaacgtacacatacaggagagaagccatatcattgtaatatctgtggtaaatctttctcttatAGTAGTCATttgactagacacaaacgtacacatactgCAGAaagaccatatcattgtgatatctgtggtaaatcattctctgaaaagaGTGTCgtgactaaacacaaacgtattcatacaggagagaaaccatatcagtgtgatatctgtggtaaatcattctctcgaaaaaGCTACTTGAGTATACATGTGAGTGTTCACTCACAAGTGTGACTACCTTGTCTGCAaaaggcagtttttttttttttcctcttcaaatTTGACATTATCAACTTCAATTTCCTCAATGTCAACATCAACTTCATCAATATCATCCTGAATGTCGTATATCTATGGAAATATATCAACACAGCGATGACTTTGATTTCCGAAGAGAACTCTGCTAGATTTTTGAGGAATTTATTATGAAATGATTAAGAAATGGGAATAAAGAACGAAAGATTAAATTGACATTGgctttgtatgttttgtattttcttcatcatcatcaccatcataatcattccAGTTTGATTTGTCTGGGTTTCTTTTGTTCTATGatcttcctaatgctaatcaatttactatctatatatgcatatatatatatatttttagtcagtaaatagtggggttgtgttaaccgcacgtggagaaataataggaaaatgaaaaaaatatatatatatatatatatgtgtgtgtgtgtaatatatactagACTACTTGTGACTGGTTGGGTGTTACAGGGAAAAATCTGAGTTTCCCACCAATGTAGTTTTGTTTCGTGGAATTGTCTTTTCTCTTCTCAGTTATTTCGCACGCTTTCAACGAATGGCACCTTTCCCcagaaaaaggaaagatttggctgctatttcttgcacgccctgatACCACATAACAGGTATTTTGGGTCGTTTATTGCAaatagcagggcgtgctagaaatagcagccaaatctttggagtgTGACAAACGTATAATGCtatagccaaatgactgaaacaagtaaaatagtatacGATGAGCCTGATCGCgtgcatattttgaaatactcaacagtaaataaaattaactttcaatTCAAGTTCGAAATGCATCCATACTTAATCAACGTTATAGATTCATTATCATTCTTTGTCTTGCCTACAAGAAAGTGTGTTAAGGTAGTATTTTAAGTCACTATTGCCATCTATTGGAGACATAAAGAAATACAATCATACGAAGGGaagtaacttctaaaatacacttctattaaattattaattagtgTATTTAATTACCGATCAGGTACTCGTTCTGTATATCCGAATACGGTAAGTTTACTAAGATTTACTTTAAGgctgtaatagtaataataatactactactactaataatgtaaataatagaattatGTGAATCTCTCCATGTTAAAGTAACTATTTCGAGGCGAAAACGTAATAACATTAGAAAAACGTATTTCTTCGTCTTAAATAATATCTTGAAATCCTCTAATCGACTGTTTCTTGTGATATAAAGGAAATGAGAGTAAATTGAcgtaaataattattgaaatgagAGGAAACCGATTGAAGAATAGCACATTAATTTTATGTTGTCCAAGTGTTTATGTGGCAAACGGTAAGCTGACAAAGATTTCGTTTGAGGTTATGCtaataattgtaatgatgatgatggttttaaatGTTGACACAGGGGCAGCAGTTGTTGAGCTGAGCGAGAATTCGATTACATAGATCCCCGCATTTCCGGAataggatggaaggtaaagtcgacttcggccgTATTTGAAGTCAGGACtgtctgcagaggtcgactttattaGGTTCAGTATGAATAAAATAACGGCGCACATAGTGGACACATAACCCGACCCCTTCCCCCACTTTTTCGGCTTTGAATATTCagattcaggaaaaaaaattggCTAAAATcgcaacttcaaaatttcaattttcccctcattttcattatttttcacttCCTTCATAAATTGTTtcgaaaatcaaaaaaaaaaaaaaaaaaaaaattacctcaaCTCCCCCTCCAGATTCAACGGCCTTCAAGCAGGttatccacatgctagaaataacagccaaatctcacaaaaacTTTGTTTCCTTTTAACTTTCAGAAAGTAAAATTTCCAACATGTATGCtgcgataaaataatgaaagaaatatataatcagtctactatctacacacatatacatgcatatatataaaaacaatagttCTAAATTGCTTATAATCATGTCCACCATTGCtttgattgtcatcatcaacagaataaacatcatcataatttttatcatcattaactCTGCAATGGTTATTTTTGTCTTGTTATATTCAGGAACGttttcacaaaaaatatataaatcattgtcatcatacatCTATGTCTAACATCCATGTGCCTCGCAGAACTACAAATCCTGTGGGGGTGGGGTCAGCTTCATGCCAGTGGACAAGAGAATAATCTACGAGAAGGTGGTGCAGGTTTTTGTAGAGGACCAGTGTGGTTACTAATAGCTAGTAAGggaaaagggtaaagatcccctttgaCTATGagtgaccatgagattgcacctagaaagttccctcaCCAAGGCACAAATGCAGgcaaatttttttatgaaagacTGGCAGTCACCCAGGCATACCATattctgacccatgtaagcataggCACTAAATGGATGACAGTTGATGCTGTAACATTTGCATTGTTGAATTACTATGTCATTTTTCTATACTCTTTATCTTACtgctttttttcctgtttcagaATATCACATCCTGTTGACATCAGAGAAAGTTCTTCATTCAGATGTGCCTTTGATATTTTTATCAGCTTACATCAACTAAAGGAAGACGATATATTTATAAGGAGCATTCATCAATACGTCAGcctttttatacaaatataatctATGCCAAGTAgcagcaaaatattttcttgtcttcaCTGTCTGGAATTTAGAGGAGGTGATTGCTTTACAAGCTTGGATGACTTTATGAAGGATTTGACAGTTTTCACCTGCTCATTTAGATGAGAGAAACATAGCATGAAAATATTCCCTGAAAATAGtttaacacaaacatattcatagaaataaaagaaacaatatctTTGTGATATGAAAGACAAATTATTCTCTCATAATGAATAATTTACTTAAATCTGAAAACCCTGATACAAGAGAGAAACTATTTTCCTGTGatgtctgtggaaaatcattctcacGAAGAAGTCACTTGCCTATTCACaagcgtacacatacaggagagaaaccatgtCATTGTactatctgtggtaaatcattctcttgtaATAGTCACTTGATTAGTCACATtcgtattcatactggggaaaaaccatatcattgtgatatatgCGATAAATCATTTACTGGAAGTAGTgctttaactagacacaaacgtattcatactggtgagaagccatatcattgtgatatctgtggtaattcaTTCTCAAGAAGTACTCACTTGACTAGTCACAGACGaattcatactggggaaaaaccatatctctgtgatatctgtggtaaatctttttctgAAAATAGTACTTTAACTAgtcataaacgcattcatacaggagagaagccataccattgtgatatctgtgataaatcattcactGACAATGCtcacttgactaaacacaaactgCTTCATACAGgacagaaaccatatcactgtgatatatgtggtaaatcagtCTCTGAAAGGGGTGACTTGACTAAACACCAGTGCATTCACACTGGAGAggaaccatatcattgtgatatctgtggtaaatcattctatgAAAATAGCAGtttaactattcacaaacgtattcatacaggagagaggccatatcattgtaatatatgtggtaaatcattcactgcaaacagtcatttgactaaacataagcgcgttcatacaggagagaaaccatataattGTGATATCTGCGACAAATCATTCGCTGAAAGAGGTGTATTAACTAAACAccagcgtattcatacaggagagaggccatatcactgtaatatatgTGGTGAGTCATTTTCTAATGCCAGTTACTTGAAAAggcacagacgtattcatacaggtgagaagccatatcattgtgatatctgtggtaaatcattctctgaaaattatAGTTTGAtgagacacaaatacattcatagtGGGggaaaaccatatcattgtgatatatgtgacaaatcattctctcagtGTAGTGACTTAACGAATCACCAACgcgttcatacaggtgagaagccatatcattgtgatatctgtggtaaatcattctcttgtaATAGTCACTTGTCtaatcataaacgtattcatactggagagaaaccttatcattgtgatatctgtggtaaatcattcacagCAAACAGTGACTTGACTAAACACAAGcgcgttcatacaggagagaaaccatatcagtgtgatatctgtggtaaatcattctctcaaaaatccCACTTAAGTACACATGTGAGTATTCACACACAAGCGTGACTATATCAGTATGATAATTTATTACAAGACAACAGGAATTACTAGTATTTTTTCAGCTAAGAGCCGGGTTTTTTATCTCTTCAAATTTCATATTATAAACTTCAATttcatcattgtcagcatcaaATTCATGAATATCAACCTGAATGtcttgtatatatagaaatatatcaacACAACAATGCCTTTGATTTCTGAAGATGGTCATGCTGGATTTTTCAGGAATTTGTTGACAGAATAAAGAAATGCAAATAACGAATAAAAGGTTAAACTGAAATTGGCTTTGTCTATATTATGTTTtcaccattgtcgtcatcatcgacaccatcatcatcatcctttagcgatatttttatttgtatgtgaagtgaaaaaaaaaataccaacatACTATTGTTCcgggttatttttatttatgtcttaTGGGAGCCGTACACGAGGCACAACGCAGTGTGAAATAGAAAGGGTTACTGCCATCGATGCTGTGAATAACGTCTCAGTGGATGGGATGTCACGTCACGTGTTGGATATTCCAAGGGTAATTAGGTCTTGCGATGACGAAAGGGAGGGAGAGACCGGCCCCATCACCCGACGTACATCTGAAAGGGTACGTCGCCCTCCGACCCAACCGAATGGACGATTACGAAAGGGAGCAGAAGAGGAATTAGAGTGACACACAGAGGAAGAAAAATGACAGGAAAGGAGACGAAATGAGGTCAGGAATGGATAGGAAGCTCCACAAAAGTACAGGTTAAAGATGGCATCTTCCTTCTGGGGTCAGCGACGCGGTTTCTTCGTGCGTTGGAAACGGTCGTTGATTAGAAAATTAGGGGACTATTCAAGAAAAGTGGTCCCAGTGCAAACACTCGCATACTCGCGCTAGCCAGTcttgactagtcgatcctacaacGACTAGCTAGCGCCAATGTGCAAAACatgtatgagggtttttttttaaacaaagtaaataatttttttttgttgaatcttcCCGCATCTTACTCTTACGCACCCCAACAATCAGAATATCGTCCCTGGTTTTGTAATTTTCTTAATAAGTAGAAGAACGGTCAGGTACAAAGACTAAAAACCTATTCTTATCCCATCCTCCGTTGTATTTGCACATCATAGATTCATCTATTTCTATGATGTGCCCAAGTCCACCAATTTGGTAGGGGTTAcgcaaaagataattacttgtaCTGATACCACTGAACAACCAGTAGATTTTGAAAGACCGACTTTTTAATGGACTCTTTATCAAAAAAAACAGgtagtgtataatttatttactttgtttaaataaattatttacttggtgtaaaaaaattatttactttctttagaAAAAACCGTTGTATATGTTTTGCGCATGACGCGCACTCGCGCTAGGTAGTCGTAGGATCGACTTGTCACAACTCGCTAGCGCGGATGCGCGCACCGGGACCCCTCTTCTTGAATAGGACCGAAAATTAGAACACTTTGTTAAGATAATCAGGTGTGGAACAAACCAAGTCAGTATCGCCATCtagtaaagaattaaagaaatacaatCACATGAAGGGAAGTAACTTCTACAATACAGTTCTACTCAATTATTAATTAGTGTATTTAATTACCGATCACTGAGTCGCATTTCATATCTGAACACGGTAAGTTTACAAAGACCTCCTTTAAAGCTGTTATGgtgataatactactactaatgattatgtaaataatagaattatGTGAATCTCTCGATGTTACAGTAAGTTTTTCGAAGCAAAAACACAACATTAGGAAATATATTTCCTAGTCTTAAATAATATCTTGAAATCCTATCATCGACTGTTGCATGCGATTGGCGTAAATAATTACTAAAATGAGAGGAAACCGATTGAAGAATAccacattaattaatttatggtGTTTATGGGGCATTGAAAGTgggggtactactaaagcagcacggtcccggtcgcgcgtccgcgctgctagtcttgagtggtcgatcctaaccctaaccctaaccctagctctaaccctgtccctaaccctaacccgcgtgtgcaaatgaatacgtgtttagggttagggttaggatcgactaCTCATGACTAgctagcgcgactgcgcgttcgggaccgtgctgctttagtggtacctttaaaatcatcatcatcattacaattattaGTATAACCTTAAAGGGAATCTTTGTCAGCTTGCCATTTTGTCAATGCCTCataaacaacagaataaacatcatcattatttttatcatcattaactCTGCAATGGTTATTTTTGTCTTGTTATATTCAGGAACATtttcacaaacaatatttatGTCGTTTTTCTATACGCTTtatcttcctgtttgtttttctatttcagaaTATCCCACCTTGTTTGACATCAAAgaaatttcattgatatttttatcaACTAAAGGAAGACGATATATTTATAAGGAGCCTTCATCAATATATCAACCACTTTTATATGAATAATGTCTATGACAAACAACAGCGAAATACTTTTTTTGTCTTCACTGTTTGGAATTTAGAGGATGTTATTGCTTTACAAGCTTGTATAACTTTGAAGCATTTGACAGTTTTCACCTGCTCATTTAAGTAAGATCACACATGAAGGAAACCACATTAAATCTTTCGCTAAAAATAGTAACTCAactgaacacaaacatattcatagaaataaaaaaaatatctttgtgaTATGAAAGACAAATTATTCTCTCATAATGGATACTTTAACTGGATCTAAAAACCCTGATACAAGAGAGAAACTATTTTCCTGTGatgtctgtggaaaatcattctctcgaagaaGTCACTTGACCagtcacaaacgtacacatacaggagagaagccatatcattgtgatatctgtggaaaatcattctctcgaagaaGTCACTTGACCagtcacaaacgtacacatacaggagagaagccatatcattgccatatctgtggaaaatcattctcttgtAATAGTCATTTGAGTAGTCACAGACGTtgtcatactggggaaaaaccatatcattgtgatatatgtggcaaatcattttctgaaaatagcagtttaactactcacaaacgtattcatacaggggagaggccatatcaatgtaatatctgtggtaaatcattcactgcaAGCAGTGACTTGACTAAACACAAGCacgttcatacaggagagaaaccatatcattgtgatatctgtggtgaatcattcacTCAAAATTATAGTTTGatgaaacacaaatacattcatactggggaaaaaccatatcattgtgatatatgtggcaaatcattttctgaaaatagcaGTTTAACtcgtcacaaacgtattcatacaggagagaggccatatcattgtaatatatgtggtaaatcattcactgcaAGCAGTAACTTGACTAAACATCAGTgcgttcatacaggagagaaaccatataattgtgatatctgtggcaaatcgttCTCAGAAAGAGGTGTCTTAACTAAACAccagcgtattcatacaggagagaagccatatcactgtaacATATGTGGTAAGTCATTTTCTAATGCCAGTAACTTGAAAAggcacagacgtattcatacaggtgagaagccatatcattgtgatatctgtggtaactcATTCTCTTGTAATAGTCACTTGTCtaatcataaacgtattcataatggagagaagccatatgattgtcatatctgtggtaaatcattcactgcaAGCAGTCATTTGACTAAACAC
It encodes:
- the LOC106880324 gene encoding LOW QUALITY PROTEIN: zinc finger protein 850 (The sequence of the model RefSeq protein was modified relative to this genomic sequence to represent the inferred CDS: inserted 1 base in 1 codon), with amino-acid sequence MNNLLKSENPDTREKLFSCDVCGKSFSRRSHLPIHKRTHTGEKPCHCTICGKSFSCNSHLISHIRIHTGEKPYHCDICDKSFTGSSALTRHKRIHTGEKPYHCDICGNSFSRSTHLTSHRRIHTGEKPYLCDICGKSFSENSTLTSHKRIHTGEKPYHCDICDKSFTDNAHLTKHKLLHTGQKPYHCDICGKSVSERGDLTKHQCIHTGEEPYHCDICGKSFYENSSLTIHKRIHTGERPYHCNICGKSFTANSHLTKHKRVHTGEKPYNCDICDKSFAERGVLTKHQRIHTGERPYHCNICGESFSNASYLKRHRRIHTGEKPYHCDICGKSFSENYSLMRHKYIHSGGKPYHCDICDKSFSQCSDLTNHQRVHTGEKPYHCDICGKSFSCNSHLSNHKRIHTGEKPYHCDICGKSFTANSDLTKHKRVHTGEKPYQCDICGKSFSQKSHLSTHVSIHTQACRTRGTTQCEIERVTAIDAVNNVSVDGMSRHVLDIPRTNYSLIMDTLTGSKNPDTREKLFSCDVCGKSFSRRSHLTSHKRTHTGEKPYHCDICGKSFSRRSHLTSHKRTHTGEKPYHCHICGKSFSCNSHLSSHRRCHTGEKPYHCDICGKSFSENSSLTTHKRIHTGERPYQCNICGKSFTASSDLTKHKHVHTGEKPYHCDICGESFTQNYSLMKHKYIHTGEKPYHCDICGKSFSENSSLTRHKRIHTGERPYHCNICGKSFTASSNLTKHQCVHTGEKPYNCDICGKSFSERGVLTKHQRIHTGEKPYHCNICGKSFSNASNLKRHRRIHTGEKPYHCDICGNSFSCNSHLSNHKRIHNGEKPYDCHICGKSFTASSHLTKHERVHTGEKPYHCDICGKSFSQNDSLTKHKYIHTGXKPYHCDTCGKSFSQKSHFRTHVSIHKQA